Proteins encoded within one genomic window of Thioploca ingrica:
- a CDS encoding FmdB family regulatory protein yields the protein MPIYDYEHLNEPCSLGKTFEIKQSINEESLTQCPQCHGPVRKRISRINLSLPKSNTDLKDLGFTKLVKRDDGVYENVTRREGDSRYMEAGNPETIPNFSKTIRD from the coding sequence ATGCCAATTTATGACTATGAACATTTAAATGAACCTTGCTCTCTGGGTAAAACATTTGAGATAAAACAATCAATTAATGAAGAATCTTTAACACAATGTCCTCAATGTCATGGTCCGGTGCGTAAACGGATTTCTCGAATTAATCTCAGTTTACCCAAAAGCAACACCGATCTTAAAGATTTAGGCTTTACTAAACTGGTGAAGCGAGATGATGGGGTTTATGAAAATGTCACTCGCCGCGAGGGAGATAGCCGCTATATGGAAGCCGGTAACCCAGAAACCATACCCAATTTTTCTAAAACGATCCGTGACTAA
- a CDS encoding cytidylate kinase — protein MSSEVPVITLDGPSGVGKGTVSLRLAQQLGWHTLDSGALYRALALAAVRHSISLQDEVALAQLAIYLDVHFKATPALETTQVFLETQEVSAQLRTETCGAMASQLAILPAVRQSLLERQRTFRQLPGLVAEGRDMGTVVFNDALLKIFLTASGEERAQRRYKQLKEKGIDAKLDSLITEIAERDNRDMTRTLAPLQVATDAQVIDTTDLSIEQVVACILQQVSKKIDS, from the coding sequence ATGAGTAGCGAAGTTCCGGTAATTACCCTCGATGGACCCAGCGGGGTTGGTAAAGGAACAGTCAGCCTCAGACTCGCACAACAACTGGGATGGCATACACTTGACAGTGGTGCGCTTTATCGCGCTTTAGCTTTAGCTGCCGTGCGTCATTCTATTTCACTACAGGACGAAGTCGCTTTAGCCCAGTTAGCTATTTACCTGGATGTTCACTTTAAGGCAACACCCGCCTTAGAGACGACCCAAGTTTTTTTAGAAACACAAGAAGTATCAGCACAATTGCGTACTGAAACTTGTGGAGCAATGGCTTCGCAATTGGCTATTTTACCGGCAGTGCGCCAATCTCTCCTGGAACGACAACGTACCTTTCGTCAATTACCTGGCTTAGTTGCAGAAGGACGAGATATGGGAACAGTCGTTTTTAATGATGCCCTGCTGAAAATATTTTTAACCGCCAGTGGTGAAGAGCGTGCGCAAAGACGTTATAAACAGTTGAAAGAAAAAGGGATAGATGCTAAGCTTGATAGCCTTATTACGGAAATAGCAGAACGCGATAACCGTGATATGACACGCACCCTGGCACCACTGCAAGTTGCAACGGATGCCCAGGTTATTGATACTACCGATCTTTCAATAGAACAGGTGGTCGCATGTATTTTACAACAGGTATCTAAAAAAATAGATAGCTAG
- a CDS encoding 30S ribosomal protein S1, translating to MSESFAELFEQSQTEKYMMPGSIVTGKIIEIRSDVVIVNAGLKSEGVIPIEQFYDDNKRLEIEVGDEVEVALDAVEDGFGETRLSREKAKRAAAWKELEQAYENNATITGIITEKVKGGFTVNMNDIRAFLPGSLVDVRPVRDTGYLEGKPLDFKVIKLDKRRNNVVVSRRAVVEKENSQEREALLTTMQEGMALHGVVKNLTDYGAFVDLGGVDGLLHITDMAWKRVKHPSEVVQVGDDIEVKVLKFDRDRVRVSLGLKQLGEDPWIDIARRYPEGTRLVGKVTNLADYGCFVEIEEGVEGLVHVSEMDWTNKNIHPSKVVQVGDEVEVMVLDIDEERRRISLGIKHCQENPWDGFAATHNKNDRVVGTIKSITDFGIFVGLDGGIDGLVHLSDISWNIPGEEAVRNYKKGDEIEAVVLAVDPERERISLGIKQLDKDPFSNFLAEHPKGALVKGMVSEVDNSKAIIQLGDGVEGVLRVSELTRDRVDDARRVLKEGDEIEAKFLSADRKKRLINLSIRAKETEEEEAAIQDYNSSQGTVGATLGDLIKEQMENQEED from the coding sequence ATGAGCGAAAGCTTTGCTGAATTATTTGAACAAAGTCAAACTGAAAAATATATGATGCCGGGCAGTATTGTGACCGGCAAAATAATAGAAATCCGTTCAGATGTTGTTATTGTCAACGCGGGACTCAAGTCAGAAGGCGTGATCCCCATTGAACAATTTTACGATGATAATAAACGGCTTGAGATCGAAGTAGGCGATGAAGTCGAAGTGGCTTTAGACGCAGTAGAAGATGGTTTTGGGGAAACTCGACTTTCTCGAGAAAAAGCTAAACGAGCAGCTGCTTGGAAAGAACTCGAACAAGCCTATGAAAATAACGCTACTATCACCGGTATTATCACTGAAAAGGTAAAAGGTGGTTTTACCGTTAATATGAATGATATTCGCGCCTTTTTACCCGGTTCATTGGTCGATGTTCGCCCAGTTCGTGATACCGGTTATTTAGAAGGTAAACCGCTTGATTTCAAAGTGATTAAGTTGGACAAACGCCGTAACAATGTGGTCGTTTCTCGTCGTGCTGTGGTAGAAAAGGAAAACAGTCAAGAACGTGAAGCTTTGCTGACCACGATGCAAGAAGGTATGGCATTGCATGGTGTGGTGAAAAATCTGACTGATTACGGTGCATTTGTTGATTTAGGCGGTGTTGATGGTCTATTACATATTACTGACATGGCTTGGAAACGGGTGAAACATCCCAGTGAAGTGGTGCAAGTTGGGGATGATATTGAAGTCAAAGTTCTCAAATTTGATCGCGATCGAGTCAGAGTTTCTCTTGGGCTTAAGCAGTTAGGTGAAGATCCGTGGATTGATATTGCCCGCCGTTATCCAGAAGGAACCCGCTTAGTCGGTAAAGTCACTAATTTAGCTGATTATGGTTGCTTTGTGGAAATTGAAGAAGGTGTAGAAGGTTTAGTACACGTCTCCGAAATGGATTGGACTAATAAAAATATACATCCTTCTAAAGTGGTGCAAGTGGGTGATGAAGTCGAAGTCATGGTACTCGATATCGATGAAGAACGTCGCCGTATTTCTCTCGGTATCAAACATTGTCAGGAAAATCCATGGGACGGTTTTGCAGCCACCCACAATAAAAACGATAGAGTGGTGGGTACAATTAAGTCCATTACTGATTTTGGGATTTTCGTGGGATTAGATGGTGGCATTGATGGTCTAGTACATCTTTCTGATATTTCTTGGAATATTCCTGGTGAAGAAGCAGTACGTAATTACAAGAAAGGAGATGAAATCGAAGCCGTCGTGTTAGCGGTTGATCCAGAACGCGAAAGAATTTCTCTCGGTATTAAGCAATTAGATAAAGATCCTTTCTCTAATTTTCTCGCTGAACATCCCAAAGGTGCTTTAGTTAAGGGAATGGTTAGCGAAGTCGATAATAGCAAAGCGATTATCCAATTGGGAGATGGAGTAGAAGGGGTATTACGGGTTTCCGAATTAACTCGTGACCGCGTTGATGATGCCCGCAGAGTCCTAAAAGAAGGCGATGAGATAGAAGCTAAATTTCTCAGTGCTGATCGCAAAAAACGGTTGATTAACCTTTCCATTAGAGCCAAAGAAACCGAAGAAGAAGAAGCCGCTATTCAAGATTATAATAGTTCCCAAGGAACCGTTGGCGCAACTTTAGGTGATCTCATCAAAGAACAAATGGAAAATCAAGAAGAAGATTAA
- a CDS encoding integration host factor subunit beta, which yields MTKSELIESIAQKQTQLAQKDIDLAVKTLLEHMAQSLADGERIEIRGFGSFSLHYRPPRVGRNPKTGDAVSLPAKYVPHFKPGKELRDRVNLIGTT from the coding sequence ATGACCAAATCAGAACTGATTGAATCAATTGCACAAAAACAAACTCAATTAGCCCAAAAAGATATTGATTTAGCCGTTAAAACGTTGCTAGAACATATGGCACAATCGCTTGCGGATGGAGAACGAATTGAAATTCGAGGTTTTGGCAGTTTTTCCTTACATTATCGTCCACCGCGCGTTGGGCGCAATCCAAAAACGGGAGATGCGGTTTCACTTCCTGCCAAATATGTTCCCCATTTCAAACCTGGTAAAGAATTGCGCGACCGAGTCAATCTGATCGGGACTACCTAG
- a CDS encoding heat shock protein: protein MIELLWLLVPVAVASGWWAARYGTLSHLTNTSFKLSPDYFKGLNYLLNEEPDKAIDVFIKLLDVNSDTVETHLALGTFFRRRGEVNRAIRLHQNLIARPALNSQQRNLALLELGQDYRQAGLLDRAEDLFQELIVSKTHQTSALHQLLDIYQQEQDWEQAIQTAKKLATVTSSKPMHTVIAQYYCEQAEYFYRQGQATMAFQAIKQALEIDPHCVRASLLQGQYALDNCQREQAIIAFKRVEQQDPDYLAEVIKPLQICYQENGQQAVFTHYLHQVLERYGGITPMLVLAKMIKQQEGDKPAVDFISKYMNKHPSVPGLNYLLDLALSTAAENVTREHLLLLKDIITQLVKNKPAYKCTHCGFTARKLHWQCPSCQQWSTLKPIQWVNGEFKSDD from the coding sequence ATGATTGAATTATTATGGCTATTAGTGCCAGTTGCTGTTGCTTCAGGATGGTGGGCAGCAAGATATGGAACACTATCTCACTTAACCAATACTTCTTTCAAATTATCTCCGGATTACTTCAAGGGTTTAAATTATCTTCTTAATGAAGAACCGGATAAAGCCATTGATGTTTTCATTAAACTCCTTGATGTCAACAGTGATACGGTCGAAACTCATTTGGCTTTAGGAACTTTCTTTCGCCGGCGAGGTGAAGTTAACCGTGCGATTCGCCTCCACCAAAATCTAATTGCCAGACCAGCGCTCAATTCACAACAACGTAATTTGGCGCTATTAGAATTAGGACAAGATTATCGCCAAGCCGGTTTACTCGATCGTGCTGAAGACCTATTTCAAGAACTGATCGTTTCAAAAACCCATCAAACCTCAGCCTTACATCAGCTACTCGATATTTATCAACAAGAGCAAGATTGGGAACAAGCGATTCAAACCGCAAAAAAATTAGCCACCGTTACCTCCTCCAAACCCATGCACACAGTGATAGCGCAATATTATTGTGAACAGGCTGAATACTTCTATCGCCAAGGACAAGCTACAATGGCTTTTCAAGCCATAAAACAAGCCTTAGAAATTGATCCCCATTGTGTCCGCGCCAGTTTGCTACAAGGCCAATATGCTTTGGATAATTGTCAAAGAGAACAAGCGATTATTGCTTTTAAACGGGTAGAACAACAAGATCCAGATTATCTTGCTGAGGTGATCAAACCTTTGCAAATCTGTTATCAAGAAAATGGTCAACAAGCGGTTTTTACTCACTATTTACATCAAGTATTAGAACGTTATGGTGGGATTACACCGATGTTGGTATTAGCCAAAATGATTAAACAACAAGAGGGTGATAAACCAGCGGTTGATTTTATATCGAAATATATGAATAAACACCCTTCGGTACCCGGTCTTAACTATTTACTCGATTTAGCGCTCTCAACCGCTGCAGAAAATGTGACTCGTGAACATTTGTTACTTTTAAAAGATATAATAACTCAACTCGTTAAAAATAAACCGGCTTATAAATGTACTCATTGTGGCTTTACAGCACGTAAACTACATTGGCAATGTCCAAGTTGTCAACAATGGAGTACTTTAAAACCAATTCAATGGGTTAATGGTGAATTTAAAAGCGATGACTGA
- a CDS encoding orotidine 5'-phosphate decarboxylase → MTENLSVPFSLPPVIVALDLAQPQAALELAQQLGSHRCRLKIGKELFTRGGPPLVEKLVNQGFEVFLDLKYYDIPNTVAGACEAAADLGVWMINVHAFGGRNMLLTARETLEKRSQRPLLIAVTILTSLIMTELYAIGLHGTLEENVLRLARLSKACGLDGVVCSPQEIFLIRQNIGTDFKLVTPGIRPFATSQDDQKRIMTPEEALKRGADYLVIGRPITAAPDPLQALLEITASID, encoded by the coding sequence ATGACTGAAAATCTATCTGTTCCTTTCTCCTTACCACCGGTCATTGTGGCTTTAGATCTAGCACAACCTCAAGCCGCTCTAGAACTGGCACAACAACTGGGAAGTCACCGTTGTCGCCTTAAAATCGGTAAGGAATTATTTACTCGTGGTGGACCACCCTTAGTTGAAAAACTGGTTAATCAAGGTTTTGAAGTTTTCTTAGACTTAAAATATTATGATATTCCCAATACGGTCGCTGGTGCTTGTGAAGCGGCGGCTGATTTAGGGGTATGGATGATTAATGTTCATGCCTTTGGTGGGCGTAACATGCTGTTAACTGCACGCGAAACCTTAGAAAAACGTTCTCAGCGACCCTTATTAATTGCGGTAACCATTTTAACCAGTCTAATAATGACTGAACTCTATGCGATTGGTTTACACGGTACTTTAGAAGAAAATGTCTTGCGTTTGGCACGATTATCTAAAGCGTGTGGCTTAGATGGTGTGGTTTGTTCTCCACAGGAGATTTTCTTGATACGACAAAACATTGGAACGGATTTCAAGTTAGTTACGCCAGGTATTCGACCTTTTGCCACTTCTCAAGACGACCAGAAACGGATCATGACTCCAGAGGAAGCTTTAAAACGGGGGGCCGACTATTTAGTTATCGGACGCCCAATTACCGCAGCACCGGATCCGTTACAGGCATTATTAGAAATAACGGCTAGTATTGATTAA
- a CDS encoding haloacid dehalogenase superfamily protein, producing the protein MINILNWQEIETVLLDMDGTLLDLHYDNHLWLKHIPRRYAESKNLPIEVAEAEVLGRYRQVEGSLNWYCFDYWTKTLGLDIMQLSREVAHLIAEHLYVQEFLQTLRSWGKRVILATNSHHQGIELKMQHTRLAGWFDQIISSHSLGFPKEHPDFWQALQKVESFQPAHTLLIDDSLPVLRAARDYGITWLIAIQQPDTRQPPRNIQEFLSIPGFQQFL; encoded by the coding sequence ATGATAAACATACTTAATTGGCAAGAAATCGAAACCGTCCTGCTCGATATGGACGGTACTTTGTTGGATCTACACTATGACAACCATCTTTGGCTGAAGCATATACCACGCCGCTATGCCGAATCCAAGAACTTACCGATTGAAGTAGCCGAAGCGGAAGTGTTAGGTCGGTATCGCCAAGTCGAAGGTAGCCTTAATTGGTATTGTTTTGATTATTGGACAAAAACTTTGGGCTTAGATATTATGCAGTTAAGCCGGGAAGTGGCCCATCTCATTGCCGAACATTTGTATGTTCAGGAATTCCTCCAAACCTTGCGTAGTTGGGGTAAGAGAGTTATTTTAGCTACGAATTCTCACCACCAAGGGATAGAACTCAAGATGCAACATACTCGTCTAGCCGGATGGTTCGATCAGATCATCTCTTCACATAGCCTTGGATTTCCCAAAGAACACCCCGATTTTTGGCAAGCTCTCCAAAAAGTAGAAAGCTTCCAACCCGCTCATACTTTGCTGATAGACGATAGCTTACCGGTGCTGCGTGCCGCCAGAGATTATGGCATTACTTGGCTAATCGCTATCCAACAACCCGATACCCGTCAACCGCCGAGAAATATACAAGAATTCCTCTCGATTCCGGGGTTCCAACAGTTCCTTTAA